A window of Paracoccus albus genomic DNA:
GCAGGCGCAAATCTGCGCTTCGATTGGCTTCGCTTCTTGCCAACGCGATACAAAGTCGGCGACGCGCCACAGACCGAAGTCATCGCCTTCATTCGCGGGCTCTTTGGGAGGTCGATCCTGACCAATCACATGGTTGAGTCGACTGCAATTTCTGATGCCGGCTTGACCAAGCAAACGCTCTACGAAGCTGACAAGAAGGACTTCACGCGTCAGACGTTTGATCGTGCGATCGAATCTATGAACGCAGTGAACGATGAGATCGCTGAAATCATCCAGAACACATGGGGGCGGAATGGCAAGAAAGCCTAAACTTGGCCTGCCGCTGCAGACCCTTCGCAACGCTCCTGACGCTCTTGAAGGGCGCCGACTGCGTGGCGGTGTTTTTGAGATCGATCCGGCGCAGATTGTTACCGAAGGACGGTTGGATGACAGGCTTCAGATTGAAGTTGAGGGCCTGAAGAACTCTATTTCCAAGAACGGTCAGCGTGTGCCTGTCTTGGTCCGCCCACTGGAAGGCGATCGCTACAACCTGATCTATGGCCGCAGACGCTTGGAAGCATGTCGCGAACTCGGTATCAAAGTTCGAGCCATCGTCACAGAGGTTGAAGGTGATCAAGCGCTTCGAGATCAGCTTCTCGAGAACCAAGAGCGTCGTGATCTGAGCTTTATTGAACGTGCGCTTGTAGCGACGGCGCTTCTAGACGGCGACCATTTGGAAGGGGCTGAGCGCACCAATCGTGGTGTCGCCGAAGTCCTTAACCTCCACGAAGCTGGGGTTTCACAGCTCTTGAGTGTCGTTCGGACGGTCGGCGAGGATCTCATCCAGGCAA
This region includes:
- the repB gene encoding plasmid partitioning protein RepB, whose protein sequence is MARKPKLGLPLQTLRNAPDALEGRRLRGGVFEIDPAQIVTEGRLDDRLQIEVEGLKNSISKNGQRVPVLVRPLEGDRYNLIYGRRRLEACRELGIKVRAIVTEVEGDQALRDQLLENQERRDLSFIERALVATALLDGDHLEGAERTNRGVAEVLNLHEAGVSQLLSVVRTVGEDLIQAIGAAPGIGRPRWEELKKALGAYDGDRDQLLAIAHAAKSESSGSVDEVSERAFLAVLAAAKSAEKKASPSRKGVPALAIPGVGAATVKTGRQGKQLKLDLTTDEPDFISWLEGNAPKLITELHERWKRSGD